The window CGATGATTTGATCAAAGTAGGGCAACAAATGGACACGGTTCAGAAAACCTATAAGTCTAGTATGAATAAGTTGAGTGAGGGCTCTGGAAACTTGATAGGGCGTGTGGAGCGTTTGAAGAAACTAGGAGCTAAAGCTAATAAGGCTGTGAATGAAAAACTCGTACGTCGCGCCGTCGATAACGACCCAGACTATTTAGAACTGGATAGTTCTGACGACACAGAAGAATAATTATTACACTTTTACGTAATAATTTTAAATATTACGCTTTTATGTAATACATTTGATATATTACATATTTACGTAATACTTATGGAAGTAGTCATCGCAGGAGATATCGTCAACTCACAACAAAACAATCCAGATGAGTATCTAACGGTACTCAAATCAGTTTTGTCTGAATATTCCCAAGACGGAATGTTTCAGATTTATAGAGGCGATAGTTTTCAAGCGGTATTGAATCGACCACAACTTGGTTTGTATGCAGCTTTAAAATTAAAAACAGCCTTAAAGCGTTTAAGTTCTTTAGATGTGAGGGTTGCAATAGGATTAGGTGATGTAAATATCATCGAGAATAACGTAGCTATATCTACTGGAAATGCGTTGACACGATCTGGTGAACTATTGGATTCTCTGAAAAACAAAGAACAAAACATTATGGTCAGATCTGATCATAAATTAGATAATTATATGAATGCGG of the Nonlabens marinus S1-08 genome contains:
- a CDS encoding SatD family protein — translated: MEVVIAGDIVNSQQNNPDEYLTVLKSVLSEYSQDGMFQIYRGDSFQAVLNRPQLGLYAALKLKTALKRLSSLDVRVAIGLGDVNIIENNVAISTGNALTRSGELLDSLKNKEQNIMVRSDHKLDNYMNAVLKMALLYMDDWTENSASVVYELLDNPSLTQEELGKKLGIQQSTASRRLNRANWQETQELYGLFHQYYNDVNHDASHTR